Proteins encoded by one window of Vigna radiata var. radiata cultivar VC1973A chromosome 5, Vradiata_ver6, whole genome shotgun sequence:
- the LOC106761513 gene encoding two-on-two hemoglobin-3, with the protein MQSLQQKASEWSGVSPDDAFAIDDGDLFHTLGLQTFITLSTNFYNRVYDDDEEWFRSIFGNSDKETAIQNQYEFLVQRMGGPPLYSQRRGHPALITRHRPFPVTHEAADRWLNHMGQALDSTSAIDDDSKIKLMNFFRHTAYFLVAGVERKDQHHHTPCKDAALKQHPCKNF; encoded by the exons ATGCAGAGTCTTCAGCAGAAGGCCTCTGAATGGAGTGGTGTTTCCCCAGATGATGCTTTTGCTATCGACGACGGCGATTTGTTTCACACTCTCGGCCTCCAAACCTTCATTACACTCTCTACCAATTTCTACAACAG ggtatatgatgatgatgaagagtgGTTTCGTTCAATATTTGGGAATTCAGACAAGGAAACGGCAATTCAGAACCAGTACGAATTCCTCGTCCAGAGGATGGGAGGTCCTCCTCTCTATTCTCAAAGAAGag GGCACCCTGCTCTGATTACTCGACATCGACCATTTCCTGTGACACATGAAGCTGCTGATAGGTGGCTAAATCATATGGGACAAGCATTGGACAGTACCTCAGCTATAGATGATGATTCAAAGATCAAACTCATGAACTTTTTCAG GCACACTGCATATTTCCTTGTGGCTGGAGTTGAGCGAAAGGATCAACACCATCACACACCATGTAAGGATGCTGCCCTGAAGCAACACCCATGTAAAAACTTCTAG
- the LOC106760386 gene encoding uncharacterized protein LOC106760386: MDVKKYWFGSRSQRTQDIKLGRSYTKPHYDGTKTVWQMLWRKLKTSVDKKRVFSSPTSMEGVYDPQTYSMNFDQGMGWMEPDNLPRSFSARFADPSRILPPKHLLD; the protein is encoded by the coding sequence atggatgtgaagaaGTACTGGTTTGGTTCAAGAAGTCAAAGGACACAAGACATCAAGTTAGGCCGGAGCTACACAAAACCTCACTACGATGGCACAAAAACAGTGTGGCAGATGCTTTGGAGAAAACTGAAAACATCAGTAGATAAGAAGAGAGTATTCAGTTCTCCAACTTCAATGGAGGGTGTTTATGATCCACAAACATACTCAATGAACTTTGATCAAGGAATGGGATGGATGGAGCCAGACAACCTCCCTCGTTCTTTCTCAGCTCGGTTTGCTGATCCATCTAGGATCTTACCACCTAAACATTTGTTAGATTGA